A genomic window from Candidatus Nitrosoglobus terrae includes:
- the dxs gene encoding 1-deoxy-D-xylulose-5-phosphate synthase has protein sequence MTSTTNYPLLDRIDSPEDIRCLTEAELAVLAEELRAFLLHSVACSGGHFAAGLGAIELTVALHYVFNTPEDRLVWDVGHQAYPHKIITGRRQRLNTIRQLGGLAPFPSRAESPYDTFGVGHSSTSIGAALGMAIAAKQVGSHRKAVAIIGDGGMTAGMAYEALDHAGASGADLLVILNDNEMSISPNVGAISSYLTRLLTGRFYSTVREGSKKVLEHMPPPMWELARRTEEHVKGMVVPGTLFEEMGFNYFGPISGHSLTSLVSTLHNLYKLSGPRLLHIVTQKGKGYTLAEENPVTYHAVVPFDPKVGMQQSSKKTPSSVTYTQVFSQWLCDMAVQDPHLVGITPAMREGSGLVEFSERFPGRYFDVGIAEQHSVTLAAGMACDGLKPVVAIYSTFLQRAYDQLIHDVALQNLPVLFAIDRAGVVGPDGPTHTGSFDLSYLRCIPNMVVMTPADENECRQMLYTGFMLGRPAAVRYPRGKGIGVAIQSKMTALPLGKAELKRSGQGVAIFAFGAMLSPALDAAEKMNATVVNMRFVKPLDEEMVLAIAKNHELLVTVEDNTIAGGAGSAVSECLAKHRILVPLFLHGLPDYFLEHGSREELLAYCHLDSEGIFRSIERYRWQLIQSRSGVISSTIGSHG, from the coding sequence ATGACCTCTACAACTAATTATCCATTATTAGATCGTATTGACTCTCCGGAGGATATACGCTGTTTAACTGAGGCTGAGCTGGCAGTGCTAGCTGAGGAGCTGCGCGCCTTTCTTCTTCATTCTGTTGCTTGTAGTGGAGGGCACTTTGCAGCAGGCTTAGGAGCTATAGAGCTCACTGTTGCGTTGCACTATGTTTTTAATACTCCAGAGGATAGATTGGTATGGGATGTAGGGCATCAAGCTTATCCTCATAAAATTATTACAGGGCGGCGACAGCGGCTGAATACTATCCGCCAATTGGGTGGTTTAGCTCCCTTTCCTTCCCGCGCAGAAAGCCCCTATGACACCTTTGGTGTTGGCCATTCAAGCACCTCAATTGGTGCCGCTCTTGGCATGGCGATTGCTGCTAAGCAGGTGGGAAGCCATCGTAAGGCAGTAGCTATTATTGGTGATGGGGGGATGACGGCAGGAATGGCTTATGAGGCACTCGATCACGCTGGAGCATCTGGAGCTGATTTGCTGGTTATCCTCAATGATAATGAGATGTCTATTTCTCCTAATGTTGGCGCAATATCTAGTTATCTTACTCGACTGCTGACGGGGCGTTTTTACTCTACAGTTCGTGAAGGAAGTAAGAAAGTACTAGAGCATATGCCGCCGCCAATGTGGGAGTTAGCGCGGCGAACAGAGGAGCATGTTAAAGGTATGGTAGTGCCAGGAACCCTATTTGAAGAAATGGGGTTTAATTATTTTGGCCCTATTAGCGGGCATAGTCTCACTTCCTTAGTGAGTACGTTGCATAACTTGTATAAACTAAGTGGCCCTCGACTACTACATATAGTAACCCAGAAGGGTAAAGGTTATACGTTAGCCGAAGAAAATCCGGTAACCTACCATGCTGTAGTCCCTTTTGATCCTAAGGTTGGGATGCAGCAAAGCTCAAAGAAAACCCCATCATCGGTAACATATACACAAGTTTTTAGTCAGTGGTTATGTGATATGGCCGTGCAGGATCCGCATTTAGTTGGGATTACACCTGCTATGCGAGAAGGATCTGGATTAGTAGAGTTTTCTGAACGATTTCCAGGGCGTTATTTTGATGTGGGTATTGCTGAACAACATAGCGTTACTTTAGCGGCGGGTATGGCTTGTGATGGTCTAAAGCCAGTTGTTGCCATTTACTCTACTTTTCTCCAGCGTGCTTATGATCAACTAATCCATGATGTTGCGCTTCAAAATTTACCCGTGCTATTTGCAATAGATCGGGCTGGAGTGGTGGGACCAGATGGCCCAACTCATACCGGTAGCTTTGATTTATCTTACCTTCGTTGTATTCCCAATATGGTAGTGATGACTCCAGCAGATGAAAATGAGTGCCGACAGATGCTCTATACGGGATTTATGCTGGGTCGACCTGCGGCAGTTCGCTATCCACGCGGTAAGGGGATTGGGGTAGCAATTCAGTCTAAAATGACAGCACTACCACTAGGTAAGGCGGAGCTTAAACGATCTGGACAGGGCGTTGCTATCTTTGCTTTTGGAGCTATGTTGTCCCCCGCTTTGGATGCTGCAGAGAAAATGAATGCTACTGTAGTTAATATGCGTTTTGTTAAACCTTTAGATGAAGAAATGGTTTTAGCGATAGCCAAAAATCATGAATTATTGGTGACTGTGGAGGATAATACCATAGCAGGTGGGGCAGGTAGCGCGGTGAGTGAGTGCCTAGCAAAGCATAGAATTTTAGTACCGTTATTTTTACATGGGCTACCCGATTACTTCTTAGAGCATGGATCCCGAGAAGAGTTACTGGCTTATTGTCATTTAGATAGCGAAGGTATTTTTCGAAGCATAGAAAGATACCGATGGCAATTAATTCAATCTAGATCTGGAGTAATTTCTTCTACAATAGGCTCGCATGGTTAG
- the ispH gene encoding 4-hydroxy-3-methylbut-2-enyl diphosphate reductase, translating into MKVTLSQPRGFCAGVVRAIEIVEQALEIYGAPIYVLHEIVHNQHVVQDLKQRGVIFTEDLGSIPSGSVTIFSAHGVSTTIVESAKNTSLHIIDATCPLVTKVHLQAQKYHRQGDELIIIGHAGHPEVEGTRGRVNGMVHVIESIEEAETIAVKDPERLAYVTQTTLSIDDTRGVVDALKRRFPKIHGPELDDICYATQNRQNAVREMSKEIDILLVVGARNSSNSNRLREVGEQNGVTAYLIQDSQDLDSIWFTPQSRVGITAGASTPEVLVQEVLNKLRSYGVDEVRDLDGVQESINFRLPATLLRAKLKQQAIDSANK; encoded by the coding sequence ATGAAAGTTACCCTCTCTCAACCCCGGGGTTTTTGCGCTGGAGTGGTTCGTGCTATCGAGATAGTCGAGCAAGCGCTAGAAATTTATGGTGCCCCTATTTATGTACTGCATGAAATTGTTCATAATCAGCATGTTGTTCAAGATCTCAAGCAACGAGGAGTAATATTTACTGAGGATTTAGGATCTATACCCTCAGGATCAGTCACTATCTTCAGTGCCCATGGGGTCTCTACTACTATTGTAGAGTCAGCTAAAAATACTAGCTTACATATAATTGACGCTACCTGCCCTTTGGTTACAAAAGTGCATCTACAAGCGCAAAAATACCATCGCCAAGGGGATGAATTAATTATTATCGGCCATGCAGGTCATCCAGAAGTGGAAGGCACTCGCGGGCGAGTAAATGGAATGGTTCACGTTATTGAATCAATAGAAGAGGCCGAAACAATAGCGGTTAAAGATCCAGAACGGCTGGCTTACGTTACTCAAACAACTCTGAGTATCGATGATACCCGTGGCGTAGTAGATGCACTTAAGAGACGTTTCCCAAAGATCCATGGGCCGGAACTCGATGATATCTGTTATGCTACTCAAAATCGCCAAAACGCAGTACGAGAGATGAGTAAAGAGATAGACATCCTCTTAGTAGTGGGTGCGCGTAATAGTTCTAATTCTAACCGACTGCGGGAAGTAGGCGAGCAAAATGGTGTTACTGCCTATCTTATCCAAGATAGCCAAGATTTAGATTCAATCTGGTTTACCCCTCAATCACGGGTAGGCATTACTGCTGGAGCTTCAACACCAGAGGTACTCGTGCAAGAAGTCCTAAATAAATTGCGTAGCTATGGAGTAGACGAAGTTCGAGATTTAGATGGCGTTCAAGAGTCTATTAATTTTCGCCTACCCGCAACACTACTTCGCGCTAAGCTAAAGCAACAAGCAATAGATTCTGCTAATAAGTAA
- the hpnH gene encoding adenosyl-hopene transferase HpnH — MGVLGISLLQQYRIGRYILEKKLSGEKRYPLVLMLEPLFRCNLACAGCGKIDYPDEILDKRLSVQECLGAVDECGAPVISIPGGEPLLHKEMPEIVAGIIKRKKFIYLCTNALLLSKRIKDYTPSPYFAFSIHLDGNREHHDASVCQEGVFDRAVAAIKLCRERGFRVTVNCTLFQGAKPEDVAKFFDYCMELDIEGITISPGYSYERAPRQDIFLQRATSKRLFRDIFRLGKGHKWRFNQSSLFLDFLAGNQTYQCTPWGNPTRNIFGWQRPCYLFSEGNYAPTFRSLMEETDWAKYGTGNHPKCANCMAHCGYEATAVNDTLDNPLKAFKVFLQGPRLEGPLAAELPVNYPEKPASVSIPIDDLHHKSGEAS, encoded by the coding sequence ATGGGTGTATTGGGTATATCTTTGCTCCAGCAATATCGTATCGGCCGCTACATTTTAGAGAAAAAACTCAGTGGCGAAAAACGTTATCCTCTAGTGTTAATGCTTGAACCTCTTTTTCGTTGTAACTTAGCCTGCGCAGGTTGTGGCAAGATCGACTATCCTGATGAGATTTTAGATAAACGCTTAAGCGTCCAAGAATGCTTGGGTGCAGTAGATGAGTGCGGCGCGCCCGTAATTTCTATTCCAGGAGGAGAACCTCTCCTTCACAAAGAAATGCCGGAAATTGTTGCTGGTATCATTAAACGTAAAAAATTTATATATCTTTGCACCAATGCGCTTCTTCTTTCCAAAAGAATCAAGGACTACACGCCTTCCCCTTATTTTGCTTTTTCCATCCATTTAGACGGTAACCGAGAGCATCATGATGCCTCTGTCTGCCAAGAGGGGGTGTTTGATCGAGCTGTAGCCGCTATTAAACTATGCCGTGAGCGAGGTTTTCGTGTTACGGTAAATTGTACTTTATTTCAAGGAGCAAAGCCGGAAGATGTCGCCAAATTCTTTGACTACTGCATGGAACTCGATATAGAAGGAATCACTATTTCACCGGGCTATAGTTATGAGCGAGCACCACGCCAAGATATCTTTCTTCAACGAGCTACCAGTAAGCGTTTATTCCGAGATATTTTTCGTTTAGGTAAAGGCCATAAATGGCGCTTTAACCAATCTAGTTTGTTCTTAGATTTCTTAGCCGGAAATCAAACCTACCAGTGCACACCTTGGGGTAATCCCACACGCAATATTTTTGGGTGGCAGCGCCCGTGCTACCTATTTTCAGAAGGCAATTATGCTCCCACTTTTAGGTCTCTGATGGAAGAGACTGATTGGGCTAAATACGGCACAGGAAATCACCCTAAATGCGCTAACTGCATGGCTCATTGCGGCTATGAGGCAACTGCTGTTAATGATACTTTAGATAATCCTCTAAAAGCATTTAAAGTCTTCCTTCAGGGGCCACGCCTTGAAGGCCCGTTAGCAGCTGAACTTCCAGTAAATTATCCAGAAAAGCCAGCTAGTGTTTCAATACCCATTGATGACCTGCATCACAAAAGCGGAGAAGCTTCGTGA
- a CDS encoding HpnM family protein → MKQILIKAILIVSIGIISIIPSLSLAVKCQSKNCSEEMRSASSAIESLNTALLSVMKKSKELGFEGRYQQLLPVITQEFDLPFIARYTLSSSWKNLNHEQREQFIKTFQELSITDYASHFSDYSGQRFSIEEESPLLRGGMRVQSKLIDSSGSSVIFNYTLRKSNNQWRIVNVVADGVSDLAVKRAEYHQLIKAEGFDGLLAKLKEKIARHQN, encoded by the coding sequence ATGAAACAAATATTAATTAAAGCCATACTCATAGTATCCATAGGCATTATATCTATAATCCCTTCCTTATCTTTAGCAGTAAAATGCCAATCTAAGAATTGCAGCGAGGAAATGAGATCAGCTTCTTCAGCGATCGAGAGCCTAAATACGGCTCTTTTATCAGTCATGAAAAAATCTAAGGAACTTGGATTTGAAGGCCGCTATCAACAGCTACTACCTGTGATTACCCAAGAATTTGATCTACCTTTCATTGCCCGTTATACCCTCAGCTCCTCTTGGAAGAATCTTAATCATGAACAACGTGAGCAATTTATAAAAACCTTTCAAGAATTATCTATTACTGACTATGCCAGCCACTTTAGTGACTATAGCGGCCAGCGTTTTTCTATTGAAGAAGAATCTCCCTTGCTTCGGGGAGGTATGCGAGTTCAAAGCAAGCTTATCGATTCTAGCGGCTCAAGTGTAATTTTTAATTACACTTTACGTAAATCTAATAACCAATGGCGAATCGTTAATGTTGTAGCTGATGGAGTGAGCGATCTAGCGGTGAAACGGGCTGAGTATCATCAGCTCATAAAAGCAGAAGGATTTGATGGCTTACTAGCTAAGCTTAAAGAGAAAATCGCACGCCACCAAAATTAA
- a CDS encoding MMPL family transporter, translating to MLSSSKTTNRFLANYVSSVYRLAPWIITIILLITGGAFFYTAETLTVDTDSENILSPNLPFRQSDKRYIQLFPQYENTLVVVIEGEIPEYALNGAKRLAHKLEQNQTLFKSVYLPETNDFFNRNGLMYLDLPHLEEIADNLAQAQPFLGRLAQDPTLSSLLEMLNDIIKAKQSGETTLTLQPIFSPISKAIESVLNGRPQPLSWQELIDRDSTSSIRKRQLLIVQPQMDFSRILPAGSAIEAIRTLAKELQLDSAHGIKVQITGDVALSHEELESALKGNGIAGILALAMISAILFIGLRSISLIVAILLGLITGLILTTGFATLGVGHLNVISTAFAVLYIGLGTEYDIQFCMRYHQLIRNGIKKLDALRIAASEIGMALVLCSLTTVVAFYSFIPTDFSGVSELGLIAGTGIIINLILTLTLLPALLRFLPISTTSAHSKEKQGKFDFLLNWPLYYRRSILWGSLILGLGTLLLLPQIRFDYNPLNLRNPHSESVLTLQKLINTEAIPPWSAVALAPDSNTAERLADQFRQLDTVGTVITVQDLIPDQQNKKLNIIDDLALLLGSLLQSQIINTPHPEGYEQYQTTLDQFLHTLNTYLANSAVHPSLSAYQLAADLQQLNDQLKQTDLSVQHQLLLTLQSSLFSTLPTSLTQLQNSLQAEPITLNSLPAELRDRWIASNGVYRVEIFPKKGFDANDTETLRRFVNEIHSITPEATGSLVINLKAGEAIVTSLQKAFTYSLIVIIIILLFLLRSLKDMVLVLIPLLLAGILLGATMVMFNISFNFANVIALPLLLGVGVDSGIYMVHRIRKAPPETGNPLKTSTASALALNTLITAISFGNLIFTSHPGMVSMGLVLAIGIILTLICTLLILPGLLVTNPKRL from the coding sequence ATGCTATCTTCCAGTAAAACTACAAATAGATTTTTAGCAAACTATGTAAGTTCAGTCTATCGTTTAGCTCCTTGGATCATTACCATAATCCTATTAATTACGGGAGGAGCATTTTTTTATACCGCAGAAACCCTTACTGTTGATACTGACAGCGAAAATATTCTCTCACCTAACCTCCCCTTTCGACAAAGTGATAAGCGCTATATTCAGTTATTTCCTCAATACGAAAATACCCTTGTAGTTGTCATTGAAGGGGAGATTCCTGAGTATGCGTTAAATGGGGCCAAACGACTTGCGCATAAATTAGAGCAAAATCAAACTTTATTTAAAAGCGTTTATTTACCCGAGACAAACGATTTCTTTAATCGTAATGGTTTAATGTACCTAGATCTCCCTCATCTTGAGGAAATTGCGGATAACTTAGCCCAAGCACAACCGTTTTTAGGTCGATTAGCCCAAGATCCTACTCTTAGTAGTTTGCTGGAAATGCTTAATGATATCATTAAAGCAAAGCAAAGTGGGGAAACAACGCTTACTTTACAGCCTATCTTTAGCCCCATTAGTAAAGCTATAGAAAGTGTTCTCAATGGACGACCTCAGCCTCTATCTTGGCAAGAACTAATAGATAGAGATTCAACATCATCAATAAGAAAGCGCCAGCTTTTAATCGTTCAACCCCAAATGGATTTTAGCCGAATTCTCCCAGCAGGATCCGCCATTGAAGCCATTCGTACTCTGGCGAAAGAACTCCAGCTCGACTCTGCCCATGGAATAAAAGTACAAATCACAGGGGATGTTGCGCTTTCCCATGAGGAACTAGAAAGTGCCCTTAAAGGAAATGGTATTGCGGGTATACTGGCATTAGCGATGATTAGCGCTATACTTTTTATCGGATTACGTTCTATTTCCTTAATAGTAGCTATTTTATTAGGCCTCATTACTGGACTTATCCTGACAACCGGCTTTGCAACACTGGGAGTAGGCCACCTTAATGTAATCTCAACTGCCTTTGCTGTACTCTATATTGGGCTAGGGACTGAGTATGATATCCAATTTTGTATGCGCTATCATCAACTCATTCGTAATGGAATCAAAAAGCTGGATGCACTGCGTATAGCAGCCTCTGAGATAGGGATGGCGCTCGTATTATGCTCTCTAACCACTGTTGTTGCTTTTTATTCGTTTATCCCTACTGATTTCTCTGGAGTATCAGAACTAGGCTTGATTGCCGGCACTGGAATAATTATTAACTTAATCCTAACTCTAACACTTCTTCCCGCCTTATTACGTTTCTTGCCCATATCCACAACCTCTGCTCACTCCAAAGAAAAACAGGGAAAATTTGATTTTTTACTCAACTGGCCTCTATATTATAGGCGTAGTATTCTTTGGGGAAGTCTAATTTTAGGATTAGGAACATTACTCTTACTACCTCAGATCCGTTTTGATTATAATCCCCTTAATTTACGTAATCCTCATTCTGAGTCCGTATTAACCCTACAAAAACTTATTAATACTGAAGCTATTCCACCATGGAGCGCCGTTGCACTAGCCCCAGATAGCAACACGGCGGAGCGGCTTGCAGATCAATTTCGGCAACTTGATACTGTAGGTACAGTAATAACTGTACAAGATTTAATCCCAGATCAGCAAAACAAGAAACTCAATATTATTGACGATTTAGCATTGCTTTTAGGGTCGTTATTACAGTCACAAATAATAAACACTCCTCATCCAGAAGGATATGAGCAGTATCAAACAACACTAGATCAGTTTCTTCATACCCTAAATACCTATCTAGCTAATTCTGCAGTGCATCCTTCATTATCAGCCTATCAGCTAGCAGCAGATCTCCAGCAACTGAATGATCAACTTAAACAAACCGATCTTAGCGTGCAGCATCAGCTATTACTTACCTTACAAAGTAGCTTATTTTCCACCTTACCTACTAGCCTGACGCAGCTACAAAATTCGTTGCAAGCAGAGCCTATTACATTAAATAGTTTACCTGCTGAACTTCGAGATCGTTGGATAGCTTCAAATGGTGTTTATCGAGTTGAAATTTTTCCCAAAAAGGGATTTGATGCTAATGATACTGAAACCTTACGCCGCTTCGTGAATGAAATTCATAGTATCACCCCAGAGGCTACAGGGTCTCTAGTCATTAACCTAAAGGCAGGTGAGGCGATAGTGACCTCTCTCCAAAAGGCTTTTACCTATTCGCTAATTGTAATTATTATTATTTTACTATTCCTACTGCGTAGTCTAAAAGATATGGTATTAGTATTAATTCCTTTACTATTAGCTGGGATATTGCTAGGGGCGACTATGGTTATGTTCAATATCTCTTTTAATTTTGCTAATGTGATTGCTTTACCCCTACTGCTCGGGGTAGGCGTAGATAGCGGTATTTATATGGTCCACAGAATACGCAAAGCTCCCCCTGAAACGGGTAACCCCCTCAAAACCAGCACCGCTAGCGCTTTAGCCCTTAATACACTAATTACCGCCATTAGCTTTGGCAATCTAATATTTACCTCTCACCCAGGTATGGTCAGTATGGGGTTGGTGCTTGCTATTGGTATTATTTTAACTTTAATCTGTACCCTGCTCATTTTACCGGGATTACTTGTAACTAATCCTAAGAGGCTATAG
- the ispG gene encoding (E)-4-hydroxy-3-methylbut-2-enyl-diphosphate synthase gives MRLPRNPTRPVSIGNITIGNGNPIAVQSMCATHTQDIVATVKQVNDLVEAGADIIRIAVDTKRDVEALADIRQQTQANLSVDLQESYRLAKTVAPHVDKIRYNPGHLYHHEKQKPWQDKVKFLVDVAGENDCAIRVGVNGGSVDPSKTSKFAVDDSISPMLASAFEHCELLDSLSFTRYCVSLKDSDPSKVIEINKRFAADRPDIPLHLGVTEAGMPPEGIIKTRIAFEQLISRGIGDTIRVSLTLPLNQKGEEIKAGRQILADIAAGRVRSVVDYGLKSLNIISCPSCSRVENEAFIELAQQVKAMTEYAADYAITIAVMGCRVNGPGETDDADLGLWCGPKAVNLKRGSETLGSYGYSEILPRLKQELDLIIAERSRVLV, from the coding sequence TTGAGACTTCCGCGTAATCCAACCCGTCCTGTCTCCATCGGAAATATCACTATTGGTAATGGAAATCCAATAGCAGTACAGAGCATGTGCGCTACCCACACACAAGATATTGTAGCCACCGTAAAACAGGTCAATGATTTAGTAGAAGCGGGGGCTGATATCATCCGTATCGCTGTAGATACTAAACGAGACGTAGAAGCACTCGCTGATATTCGACAGCAAACCCAAGCTAATCTATCCGTGGATCTACAGGAAAGCTATCGGCTTGCCAAAACAGTCGCCCCTCATGTTGATAAGATTCGTTATAATCCCGGGCACCTCTACCATCATGAGAAACAAAAACCTTGGCAGGATAAGGTAAAATTCCTCGTAGACGTAGCAGGCGAAAATGATTGCGCTATCAGGGTTGGAGTCAATGGAGGATCAGTGGATCCTAGCAAAACGTCTAAATTCGCAGTAGATGATTCTATATCACCTATGCTCGCTAGTGCTTTTGAGCACTGTGAATTACTTGATAGTCTTAGCTTCACCCGATATTGTGTTTCTCTTAAAGACTCAGATCCGAGTAAAGTTATCGAGATTAATAAACGCTTTGCTGCTGATCGCCCAGATATTCCACTCCATCTTGGTGTTACCGAAGCCGGTATGCCTCCAGAAGGAATCATAAAAACCCGGATTGCCTTCGAGCAGCTTATTAGCCGAGGCATTGGTGATACTATTCGCGTTTCACTTACCTTACCCCTTAATCAAAAAGGAGAGGAAATCAAAGCTGGCCGCCAAATCCTTGCCGATATTGCCGCCGGACGCGTACGCAGTGTTGTCGACTATGGCTTAAAATCCCTTAATATTATTAGCTGCCCTAGCTGCTCTCGGGTAGAAAACGAAGCATTTATTGAGCTAGCACAACAAGTAAAAGCCATGACAGAGTATGCTGCCGATTATGCTATTACCATTGCTGTAATGGGTTGCCGCGTAAATGGGCCTGGAGAGACTGACGATGCAGATTTAGGTCTTTGGTGCGGACCTAAAGCGGTTAATCTTAAGCGGGGGAGCGAAACCCTAGGTAGCTATGGGTATAGTGAAATTTTACCTCGCCTGAAACAAGAGCTTGATCTTATTATTGCCGAGCGATCCAGAGTCTTAGTTTAA
- a CDS encoding hydroxyacylglutathione hydrolase has translation MLIEQIWTDNCYRNFNYLIACPQTGEALAIDPLDHSKCLTIAKYHGWEITQILNTHEHSDHTGGNHEMMTQTQAKLLAHKNAKNKIPAIDQGLSAGDIIRIGKTVELEVLDTPGHTMSHVCLFAHHDLPALFCGDTLFNAGAGNCHHGGDPTVLYHTFTHQLAKLPETTQIYPGHEYIVNNLHFTLDREPDNTEAALLLQKIIAQDPNHAFISTLALEKKINTFLRLYSPTIIAKLNESFPKPRHDIDSKWVFLKLRELRNKW, from the coding sequence ATGCTCATTGAGCAAATTTGGACTGATAACTGTTACCGTAATTTTAATTATTTGATTGCGTGCCCGCAAACAGGTGAGGCACTGGCTATTGATCCCCTTGATCACAGCAAATGTCTCACGATAGCCAAGTATCACGGCTGGGAAATTACCCAGATACTTAATACTCATGAGCATAGCGACCATACGGGGGGCAACCACGAGATGATGACCCAAACCCAAGCAAAGCTACTGGCTCATAAAAATGCGAAAAATAAGATACCCGCCATTGATCAAGGCTTAAGCGCTGGGGATATTATTAGAATAGGTAAAACAGTTGAGCTAGAAGTATTAGATACGCCTGGCCACACTATGAGTCATGTATGCTTATTTGCCCATCATGATCTCCCTGCTCTTTTTTGTGGTGATACTTTATTTAATGCCGGCGCAGGAAATTGTCACCATGGCGGTGATCCAACTGTCTTATATCATACGTTCACCCATCAACTTGCAAAGCTTCCTGAGACGACCCAAATTTATCCTGGCCATGAGTATATAGTTAACAATCTGCATTTTACCTTAGATCGTGAACCGGATAACACAGAGGCCGCATTACTACTACAAAAAATTATAGCCCAAGATCCAAACCACGCTTTCATCTCAACTCTTGCTCTAGAAAAAAAAATCAATACTTTCTTGCGCCTATACAGTCCAACAATAATTGCTAAATTGAATGAAAGTTTTCCTAAGCCACGCCATGATATAGATTCTAAATGGGTATTTCTTAAACTAAGGGAGCTTAGAAACAAATGGTAA
- the smbP gene encoding small metal-binding protein SmbP — protein MKHNLTAALVISALTFAGGSMVAYAGGHIDEAIKHAEDAATHGKAGHAKVLVEHDKAALKHAEAADKKAKGTEKQHLDEAITHLKEGVKQGEAGHADVATQHTNEGITHLKAAEDK, from the coding sequence ATGAAACATAACTTAACTGCAGCATTAGTCATCAGCGCATTAACCTTTGCTGGAGGCAGCATGGTTGCTTACGCTGGGGGACATATAGATGAGGCCATTAAGCATGCTGAGGATGCTGCTACTCACGGAAAAGCAGGGCACGCAAAAGTTTTAGTGGAACATGACAAAGCAGCTTTAAAGCATGCTGAAGCAGCTGATAAAAAGGCCAAAGGCACAGAAAAACAACATTTAGATGAAGCTATCACTCACCTTAAAGAAGGAGTTAAGCAGGGTGAAGCAGGACACGCAGATGTTGCTACCCAACATACGAATGAAGGAATAACCCATTTAAAAGCGGCTGAAGATAAGTAA
- the lpxA gene encoding acyl-ACP--UDP-N-acetylglucosamine O-acyltransferase, which yields MRIHPTAIIAPEAELGENVTVGPYTIIHSPVSIGAETTIGPHVVIHPFVRLGYQNKIHAHVVIGDTPQDLSFNNIETWVYIGNNNILREGVTIHRSTKLNHPTEISCNCYFMAYAHVAHDCIIGHHVILTNNVLLGGHVEVGDKAILGGSAVVHQHCRIGAYAMVQGNGSVGQDVLPYTIVGGHPVRHYRLNTIGLRRAGINGERYRTLEQAFWYLRNGSDLSSLAETPEISYLKNWLAVKSKRGLHRFATEKLGK from the coding sequence ATGCGGATACACCCCACCGCAATTATTGCCCCTGAGGCAGAGTTAGGGGAAAACGTTACGGTTGGGCCTTATACAATTATCCATTCCCCGGTTAGCATTGGGGCAGAGACTACTATTGGGCCTCATGTCGTTATCCACCCTTTTGTACGATTAGGATATCAAAATAAAATTCACGCCCATGTTGTTATTGGGGATACCCCTCAAGATCTCTCCTTTAACAATATCGAAACTTGGGTCTACATCGGTAATAATAATATCTTGCGAGAAGGTGTTACTATTCATCGCTCAACGAAACTAAATCACCCTACCGAAATAAGCTGTAACTGCTATTTTATGGCCTACGCCCATGTGGCTCATGATTGTATTATCGGCCATCACGTTATTCTCACCAATAACGTTCTACTTGGAGGACACGTAGAAGTAGGTGATAAAGCGATCCTAGGTGGATCAGCAGTAGTACATCAGCACTGTCGAATCGGTGCTTATGCCATGGTTCAAGGAAACGGATCTGTAGGACAAGATGTACTACCCTATACCATTGTTGGCGGGCACCCTGTCCGCCATTATCGTCTAAATACCATAGGATTACGTCGAGCGGGAATTAATGGGGAACGCTACCGAACTTTAGAGCAAGCTTTCTGGTATCTTCGTAACGGCTCAGATTTAAGTAGCTTAGCCGAAACCCCCGAGATCTCCTACCTTAAAAACTGGCTTGCAGTAAAATCAAAACGCGGACTCCATCGCTTTGCTACTGAAAAATTAGGTAAATAA